In Horticoccus luteus, the following proteins share a genomic window:
- a CDS encoding YhbY family RNA-binding protein has protein sequence MYDFPLTGAQKSYLRGLGQNLPPALKLGKGGLTPEFFAELQRRLKATELVKLRFLATERDERATLCARIADEGRCVLVGAVGHTALFYRQQPDPAARTIPLP, from the coding sequence ATGTATGACTTTCCGCTCACTGGCGCGCAAAAATCCTATCTGCGCGGCCTCGGCCAAAACCTCCCGCCCGCCCTCAAGCTCGGCAAAGGCGGCCTCACGCCGGAGTTTTTCGCCGAACTCCAACGCCGCCTGAAAGCGACCGAGCTCGTCAAACTCCGCTTTCTCGCCACCGAGCGCGACGAACGCGCCACACTCTGCGCGCGCATTGCCGACGAAGGCCGCTGCGTGCTCGTCGGTGCCGTCGGCCACACCGCGCTCTTTTACCGCCAGCAACCCGACCCCGCCGCGCGCACCATCCCGCTGCCCTGA
- a CDS encoding pseudouridine synthase has product MRRLDQLLANLGYCSRREARAWIDAGRVTIAGKIATDSSQKAPAAHVRVDGLPLDHSDGLLLLLHKPLGLVCSHEEREGPSIYSLFPPRWRARNPVLTSVGRLDKDTSGLLVVTDQSPLVHRLTSPRHKVPKVYRATVDRDLSPDLIPLFAAGTLQLEGEKQPCAPAQLTLLSPRAAELTLTEGKYHQVRRMFAAAGATVLTLHRTRFGALDLAGLAPGAWRELPLDAL; this is encoded by the coding sequence ATGCGCCGCCTCGACCAACTCCTCGCCAACCTCGGCTACTGCAGCCGCCGCGAAGCCCGCGCGTGGATCGACGCCGGCCGCGTGACCATCGCCGGAAAAATCGCCACCGACTCCAGTCAAAAAGCGCCCGCCGCCCACGTGCGCGTCGACGGCCTGCCGCTCGATCATTCCGACGGCCTGCTGCTCCTCCTGCACAAGCCGCTCGGCCTCGTCTGCTCGCACGAGGAACGCGAAGGGCCCAGCATCTACTCGCTCTTTCCGCCCCGCTGGCGCGCCCGCAACCCCGTGCTCACGAGCGTCGGCCGCCTCGACAAAGACACCAGCGGCCTCCTCGTCGTCACCGATCAGTCACCGCTCGTGCATCGCCTCACGTCGCCCAGGCACAAAGTCCCGAAAGTTTACCGCGCCACCGTCGACCGCGACCTCTCGCCCGATCTCATCCCGCTCTTCGCCGCCGGCACCCTGCAGCTCGAAGGCGAAAAACAGCCGTGCGCGCCCGCGCAACTCACCCTGCTCTCGCCCCGCGCAGCCGAACTCACGTTGACCGAGGGGAAATACCACCAAGTCCGCCGCATGTTCGCCGCCGCCGGCGCCACCGTGCTCACGCTGCACCGCACACGCTTCGGCGCGCTCGACCTCGCCGGCCTCGCCCCCGGCGCCTGGCGCGAACTCCCGCTCGACGCGCTCTGA
- a CDS encoding sugar ABC transporter substrate-binding protein translates to MRQGAARMWWRCAQFPLLALALVFVLTGASSRAARTLRIWGHQGQEGENHAMREIVVAFNRAHAAEGVSVEISFFPDFQYTEKIAIAAAAHDLPDAFEVDAPLIARYVDAGLLAPLDRWFGPADQTDFLPTLTEQAKIAGKLYSVAAYDSALVLYYDRAMLAAAGVAPPPADGWTWEEFLAACAKVRAAGVEPVALHMNESADEWFTYAFTPVVWSGGGKLIADDGLRVRGVLASAANIRSLTLWQTLFTRGFAATDPVDPNPFGHGKAAMDWSGHWMAQLHLEAKGAQLGAAPLPHVGAQPVAPCGSWCWSMSAHTKDPELAATWLRWVTSTQHGIVPLVRANGAVPARKSAFGEFPKYQRPPYALFRRQLETFARPRPQTPFYATLTQHFAAALRDIARGADVGGRLRMAENEIQKEIDRRSAHGSREAAR, encoded by the coding sequence ATGAGGCAGGGTGCGGCTCGTATGTGGTGGCGTTGCGCACAGTTTCCCCTCCTGGCGCTTGCGCTGGTTTTTGTTCTGACCGGGGCGTCGTCGCGCGCCGCGCGCACGTTGCGCATCTGGGGCCACCAAGGGCAGGAAGGCGAGAATCACGCGATGCGCGAAATCGTGGTGGCGTTCAACCGCGCCCACGCGGCGGAGGGCGTGAGCGTGGAGATTTCGTTTTTCCCGGATTTTCAATACACGGAAAAGATCGCCATCGCGGCGGCGGCGCACGATCTGCCGGATGCGTTCGAGGTCGATGCGCCGTTGATCGCGCGTTACGTCGATGCGGGGTTGCTCGCGCCGCTCGACCGCTGGTTCGGGCCGGCGGACCAGACGGATTTTCTGCCGACGCTGACCGAGCAGGCGAAGATCGCGGGGAAACTCTACTCGGTCGCGGCTTACGATTCGGCGCTCGTGCTGTATTACGATCGCGCGATGCTCGCCGCGGCCGGGGTGGCGCCGCCGCCGGCGGACGGTTGGACGTGGGAGGAATTTCTCGCGGCGTGCGCGAAGGTGCGGGCGGCGGGCGTGGAGCCGGTCGCGTTGCATATGAACGAGAGCGCGGACGAGTGGTTCACGTATGCGTTCACGCCGGTCGTGTGGTCGGGCGGCGGGAAACTGATTGCGGACGACGGGCTGCGCGTGCGCGGGGTGCTGGCGAGCGCGGCGAACATCCGCAGCCTCACGCTGTGGCAGACACTCTTTACGCGCGGTTTCGCGGCGACTGATCCGGTGGACCCGAATCCGTTTGGGCACGGGAAGGCGGCGATGGATTGGAGCGGGCACTGGATGGCGCAACTGCATTTGGAGGCGAAAGGCGCGCAGCTCGGGGCGGCGCCGCTGCCGCACGTGGGCGCGCAACCGGTGGCGCCGTGCGGCAGCTGGTGCTGGAGCATGTCGGCGCACACGAAGGACCCGGAGCTGGCGGCGACGTGGCTGCGGTGGGTGACGAGCACGCAGCACGGCATCGTGCCGCTGGTGCGCGCGAACGGTGCGGTGCCGGCGCGGAAGTCGGCGTTTGGCGAGTTTCCGAAATACCAGCGGCCGCCCTACGCGTTGTTTCGCCGGCAGCTCGAAACGTTTGCGCGACCGCGGCCGCAGACGCCGTTTTACGCGACGCTGACGCAGCACTTCGCGGCGGCGTTGCGCGACATCGCGCGCGGCGCGGACGTGGGCGGGCGCCTGCGCATGGCGGAGAATGAAATTCAGAAGGAGATCGACCGGCGCTCGGCGCACGGATCGCGGGAGGCGGCGCGATGA
- a CDS encoding carbohydrate ABC transporter permease, with amino-acid sequence MTAWEKSRARAAPWFLLPALALLAVFVVWPMVRAAAWSFTSADLLAPERAHWLGAANYSELLTDARFRRAFGNTALFALMVVPVQTVVAFFLALWVNRPEPAWRWLRAVFFIPVIVSTPVLAVLWTLLYQPAQGEQMGLINAMVQAIGVPPQAWLRDPHLALPAIAFMSVWQGVGLQMMVFLAGLQAVPGELLEAARIDGAGAWGRVRHVIIPSVRNTIVFVVTVTTVLAFRIFVQPYLMTRGGPGRSTLSLIQSIYETTFLGQDLGRACAASFLFLIWVAFLTLLQRWIAGEERG; translated from the coding sequence ATGACGGCGTGGGAAAAATCCCGGGCGCGGGCGGCGCCGTGGTTTTTGCTGCCGGCCCTCGCGTTGCTGGCGGTGTTTGTCGTGTGGCCGATGGTGCGCGCGGCGGCGTGGAGTTTCACGAGCGCGGACCTGCTCGCGCCGGAGCGGGCGCACTGGCTGGGCGCGGCGAATTACTCGGAGCTGCTGACGGATGCGCGCTTCCGCCGGGCGTTTGGCAACACGGCGTTGTTTGCGCTGATGGTCGTGCCGGTGCAGACGGTGGTGGCGTTCTTTCTCGCGTTGTGGGTCAACCGGCCGGAGCCGGCGTGGCGCTGGTTGCGCGCGGTGTTTTTCATTCCGGTGATCGTGTCGACGCCGGTGCTCGCGGTGTTGTGGACGCTGCTTTACCAACCGGCGCAGGGCGAGCAGATGGGGTTGATCAACGCGATGGTGCAGGCGATCGGCGTGCCGCCGCAGGCGTGGTTGCGCGATCCGCATCTGGCGCTGCCGGCGATCGCGTTCATGTCGGTGTGGCAGGGCGTGGGGTTGCAGATGATGGTGTTTCTCGCGGGCCTGCAGGCGGTGCCGGGAGAGTTGCTGGAGGCGGCGCGCATCGATGGTGCGGGCGCGTGGGGGCGGGTGCGCCACGTGATCATCCCGAGTGTGCGCAACACGATCGTGTTTGTCGTCACGGTGACGACGGTCCTGGCGTTTCGGATTTTCGTGCAGCCTTACCTGATGACGCGCGGCGGGCCGGGGCGCAGCACGCTGTCGCTGATCCAGTCGATCTATGAGACGACGTTTCTCGGGCAGGATTTGGGGCGCGCGTGCGCGGCATCGTTTCTGTTTTTGATCTGGGTGGCGTTTCTCACGCTCCTGCAACGGTGGATCGCCGGGGAGGAACGGGGATGA
- a CDS encoding carbohydrate ABC transporter permease: MKAPSSNVQAPGFARNRALGRAAVKWLVSVAVALVFLAPLLWMVRASFTEEPRIFLPGFGGWFDGWTVGNYADAWRRAGLGRGLANSALQVAIIAGAGLIVNAMAAYAFARFVFRGRDVLFAGVVILIVLPIEVLAVPLFFTARDLGLTGGFGAAMAGLSVPFVAKAFNIYFLRQHFLSLPMELEEAAAIDGAGVWRQFWTLALPAVKPALATVVLLDVLTHWGDFLWPLMISTRAETRTVQLSLANLFTQPPLQWGDILACAVLATLPVMLLFRFFQRHIVATEARAGIK; the protein is encoded by the coding sequence ATGAAAGCTCCAAGCAGCAACGTCCAAGCTCCAGGCTTCGCGCGCAATCGAGCGTTGGGGCGCGCGGCGGTGAAGTGGCTCGTGAGTGTTGCGGTGGCGTTGGTGTTTCTGGCGCCGCTGCTGTGGATGGTGCGGGCGTCGTTTACGGAGGAGCCGAGGATTTTTCTGCCGGGGTTTGGCGGCTGGTTCGATGGCTGGACGGTGGGCAATTACGCGGACGCGTGGCGGCGGGCAGGGTTGGGGCGAGGGTTGGCGAACTCGGCGTTGCAAGTGGCGATCATCGCGGGCGCAGGGCTGATCGTGAACGCGATGGCGGCGTATGCGTTCGCGCGTTTCGTGTTTCGGGGGCGCGACGTGCTGTTCGCGGGCGTGGTGATCCTGATCGTGCTGCCGATCGAAGTGCTGGCGGTGCCGTTGTTTTTCACGGCGCGCGATCTGGGACTGACGGGCGGTTTCGGCGCGGCGATGGCGGGGCTCTCGGTGCCGTTCGTGGCGAAGGCGTTCAACATCTACTTCCTGCGGCAGCATTTTCTGTCGTTGCCGATGGAGTTGGAGGAGGCGGCGGCGATCGACGGAGCGGGCGTGTGGCGGCAGTTCTGGACGCTCGCGCTGCCGGCGGTGAAGCCGGCGCTGGCGACGGTGGTGCTGCTGGACGTGCTGACGCACTGGGGCGATTTCTTGTGGCCGCTGATGATCAGCACGCGGGCGGAGACGAGGACGGTGCAGCTCAGCCTGGCGAATTTATTCACGCAGCCGCCGTTGCAATGGGGCGACATCCTCGCTTGCGCGGTGCTGGCGACGTTGCCGGTGATGCTGCTCTTCCGCTTCTTCCAGCGCCACATCGTGGCCACGGAAGCACGCGCGGGGATCAAGTGA
- the vapB gene encoding type II toxin-antitoxin system antitoxin VapB — protein sequence MDTAKLFKNGRSQAVRLPQQYRFPGDQVFIRRFGKAIVLLPEKNSWDVLIESTKEFSDDFLAGRNQGTSDKREAL from the coding sequence ATGGACACCGCCAAATTATTCAAAAACGGTCGGAGCCAAGCGGTCCGCCTCCCGCAGCAATACCGATTTCCCGGTGATCAAGTGTTCATCCGTCGATTCGGCAAAGCCATCGTGCTGTTACCTGAAAAGAACTCTTGGGATGTTCTGATTGAGAGCACCAAGGAATTTTCAGACGACTTCCTGGCCGGGAGAAACCAAGGCACAAGCGATAAGCGCGAAGCCCTGTAA
- the vapC gene encoding type II toxin-antitoxin system tRNA(fMet)-specific endonuclease VapC has product MRYLLDTDICIYIIKQRPASVFKRFKPIPVGDIGISSITYSELCFGVSKSQQVARNLAALQSFVSPLEIIPYDDTVGLFYGKVRHELESAGKPIDPLDTLIAAHAMSLAAILVTNNAKEFRRVQGLAVEVWA; this is encoded by the coding sequence ATGAGATACCTCCTCGATACCGATATCTGCATCTATATCATCAAACAAAGACCCGCGTCCGTATTCAAGAGGTTCAAGCCCATCCCTGTTGGTGACATCGGAATTTCATCCATCACCTACTCGGAATTGTGTTTTGGGGTGAGCAAAAGCCAGCAGGTAGCGCGTAATCTTGCAGCCCTGCAAAGCTTCGTCAGTCCCTTGGAAATCATTCCCTATGACGATACCGTTGGATTGTTCTATGGCAAAGTCCGGCACGAGCTGGAAAGTGCGGGCAAACCCATCGACCCACTCGATACTTTGATCGCAGCTCACGCCATGAGCTTGGCAGCGATTCTCGTCACCAACAATGCCAAGGAATTCCGCCGGGTGCAGGGCCTTGCCGTGGAAGTTTGGGCCTGA
- a CDS encoding cation:proton antiporter: protein MVALLVFGVTLLAAVLISELADRTIVSTAVLFLLAGVAVGGGGFGLIRLEPDSPVVGHLANYALVAVLFTDGMKLGWGRLRSAWVLPGRALLLGLPLTMLATALLAHFVAGLSWLDAWLVGAVLCPTDPVFAAAIVGREGVSRRLRHLLNVESGLNDGLALPIVLGILAVGGVAERSLGLHVVELAGGCALGVAVAGGALWVARLRFFGIARSHEPFLLVAIGLMVFALAPLVHANPFLAAFSAGVTIATMRPEETEENNAFAEQTAELLKLGAVLVFGALITPQLLHAVPWTGYVFAVLSLVVARPIALGLALVGGKLTGREKVAAMWFGPKGFASVIYGLMVLNSGVAGAVRSFNLVAIVVAGSILAHSSTDVVVARWLEPKAKAT, encoded by the coding sequence ATGGTGGCGCTGCTTGTGTTTGGGGTGACTTTGCTCGCGGCGGTGCTGATCTCCGAACTCGCGGATCGCACCATCGTCTCGACGGCGGTGCTGTTTCTGCTCGCGGGCGTCGCGGTCGGGGGCGGCGGGTTTGGGTTGATCCGGCTCGAACCGGATTCGCCCGTCGTCGGTCACCTCGCCAACTACGCGCTCGTGGCGGTGTTGTTCACCGATGGCATGAAACTTGGCTGGGGACGGCTGCGGTCGGCGTGGGTGCTGCCGGGGCGGGCGTTGTTGCTGGGGCTGCCGCTCACGATGCTCGCGACGGCGTTGCTGGCGCATTTCGTGGCAGGGCTGTCGTGGCTCGATGCGTGGCTCGTGGGCGCGGTGCTGTGTCCGACCGATCCGGTGTTCGCGGCGGCAATCGTGGGGCGGGAGGGCGTGTCGCGGCGGTTGCGGCATTTGCTGAACGTGGAGAGCGGGTTGAATGACGGGCTGGCGTTGCCGATCGTGCTGGGGATTCTGGCGGTGGGCGGCGTGGCGGAACGCTCGCTGGGGCTGCACGTGGTGGAACTGGCGGGCGGTTGCGCGCTGGGTGTGGCGGTGGCCGGCGGCGCGCTGTGGGTGGCGCGGCTGCGGTTCTTCGGGATCGCGCGGTCGCATGAGCCGTTCCTGCTCGTGGCGATCGGGTTGATGGTGTTTGCGCTGGCGCCGCTCGTGCACGCGAATCCGTTTCTCGCGGCGTTCAGTGCGGGGGTGACGATCGCGACGATGCGGCCGGAGGAAACGGAGGAGAACAACGCGTTTGCGGAACAGACGGCGGAGTTGCTCAAGCTGGGCGCGGTGCTGGTGTTCGGGGCGTTGATCACGCCGCAGTTGCTGCACGCGGTGCCGTGGACGGGCTATGTGTTCGCAGTGCTCTCGCTGGTCGTGGCGCGGCCGATCGCCCTCGGGCTGGCGTTGGTCGGCGGAAAACTCACGGGGAGGGAAAAGGTCGCGGCGATGTGGTTTGGGCCGAAGGGATTCGCGTCGGTGATTTACGGTTTGATGGTGCTCAACTCCGGCGTGGCGGGTGCGGTGCGGTCATTCAACCTCGTGGCGATCGTGGTGGCCGGATCGATTTTGGCGCACTCGTCAACCGATGTCGTCGTGGCACGGTGGCTGGAACCGAAGGCGAAGGCGACGTGA
- a CDS encoding helix-turn-helix transcriptional regulator, whose amino-acid sequence MTPAARLSRPPLERMLRIHEELRRGALTNCTKLTELLEVSRKTVVRDIAFMRDRLDLPIEYDAQIQAYRYTHPVNAFPTVQVTEGELMALLVARRALEQYEGTPFHRQLKIAFEKLTGGLKDRISFSPAEELGSVSFKNIGLGKADVAVFNALSGAVLRQHAVEFDYRKPGEKKAARRKVEPYHLSHRENLWYLVGLDGERTGLRTFALPRIAAVRVMNKTFQRPRDFSPEKFFANAFGVLGGEGNHVVVVRFDATVADHIRERVWHESQEMRELAGGVLELTLRLGALPEVERWVLGWGAHAEVVAPAELRERLRASAATLSRMYK is encoded by the coding sequence ATGACTCCTGCCGCCCGTTTGTCGCGTCCGCCACTTGAACGCATGTTGCGCATTCACGAAGAGCTGCGGCGCGGGGCGCTGACGAACTGCACGAAGTTGACGGAGTTATTGGAGGTGTCGCGCAAGACGGTCGTGCGCGACATCGCGTTCATGCGGGACCGGTTGGATCTGCCGATCGAATACGACGCGCAGATCCAAGCGTATCGTTACACGCATCCGGTGAACGCGTTTCCGACGGTGCAGGTGACGGAGGGCGAGTTGATGGCGCTGCTCGTGGCGCGGCGGGCGCTGGAGCAATACGAGGGCACGCCGTTTCACCGGCAGCTCAAGATCGCGTTCGAGAAGCTGACGGGCGGATTGAAGGACCGGATCTCGTTTTCGCCGGCGGAGGAGCTGGGGTCGGTGTCGTTCAAGAACATCGGGCTGGGGAAGGCGGACGTCGCGGTGTTCAACGCGTTGAGCGGGGCGGTGCTGCGGCAGCACGCGGTGGAATTCGATTATCGCAAGCCGGGCGAAAAGAAGGCGGCGCGGCGCAAGGTGGAGCCGTATCATCTCTCGCACCGCGAAAACCTGTGGTATCTCGTGGGACTCGATGGGGAGCGCACGGGGTTGCGGACCTTCGCGCTGCCGCGCATCGCGGCGGTGCGGGTGATGAACAAAACATTTCAGCGGCCGCGGGATTTCTCGCCGGAGAAGTTTTTTGCAAACGCGTTTGGCGTGCTCGGCGGCGAGGGCAACCACGTGGTGGTGGTGCGGTTTGACGCGACGGTGGCGGATCACATTCGCGAGCGCGTGTGGCATGAGTCGCAGGAGATGCGCGAGCTGGCGGGCGGGGTCTTGGAACTGACGTTGCGCCTCGGTGCGCTGCCCGAGGTCGAGCGCTGGGTGCTGGGCTGGGGCGCGCACGCGGAGGTGGTGGCACCGGCGGAATTGCGCGAGCGGTTGCGGGCGTCGGCGGCGACGTTGAGTCGAATGTATAAATGA
- a CDS encoding glycosyl hydrolase family 95 catalytic domain-containing protein, protein MKTKAKSAAMAPSPRSFDAVRRAARHALRREIPATNFFEGAVLGNGRLGVIATTRPDSVKFFFGHNSVIDRRAAHVPLDQCGTFEELWSRYKSGDRTWLEAYNKVATGPSETHAPRPWSCGSLLLGFDRRDTELLGHTLHLDTALLEIRFLVHGRPVTLQAFIDSRADRLWLHVVDARGQPAPSPFLRLALTPHDGLPARQWHDSHQLAFRQILGGLVADAAHDHAFVLSCRTHHRLRAPAPKQPYQLPPANLAGRGAFFACVELTHGLASEIPDATPPAPRADRASFQSAAHATRESWQQYWRQSGVLLDDDFLEETWYRNQYFLHCATQPGALCPTLYGNWPVPTGAPLWSGEYVMDYNAQQVFWSTFSSNHLANNLPYADMIDLILPVAQSWARHFYQLPGAFIAQRHWPVATPSIPVPWFGWGNHLAPVAWAVQGLWWHYLYSMDREFLRMRAFGPIREVVLFLNAYLRRPDAHGPTSPWQDNKFHVHPTQSPEIWPEHFGEPAFSDAIADLALIKFTFRAYLDACRALDVEASESALRAEVEEILAHFPEYPQQRSPRGGRVWTDVTGATPDAIYNVPNPLLPVFPGEEHGLHSPPETYALAANTWRHQQNEGGNDLVFLNLQGARLGLLDLEKFKRQLRYCQIANGTFTDMTLQAGGRYDDAMPNDYMKHLGIWIENFALPVVLNECLLQSYSGELRFFPNWKKANGRAQFQTLRAVGAFLVSACFAAGKVQWIRIKSEAGQPLRLVNPWGRTLVVRQRGVRRRLRGTHLTLATRVGETLDFTAR, encoded by the coding sequence ATGAAAACGAAAGCAAAGTCCGCCGCAATGGCGCCCTCCCCCCGCTCCTTCGATGCCGTCCGCCGTGCCGCGCGCCACGCGCTCCGCCGCGAAATTCCCGCCACCAATTTCTTCGAAGGCGCCGTGCTCGGCAACGGCCGCCTCGGCGTCATCGCCACCACGCGACCCGACTCCGTCAAGTTTTTCTTCGGCCACAACAGTGTCATCGACCGTCGCGCCGCGCATGTGCCACTCGACCAATGCGGCACGTTCGAGGAGTTGTGGTCGCGTTACAAATCCGGCGACCGCACGTGGCTTGAGGCGTATAATAAAGTCGCCACCGGCCCGTCCGAAACCCACGCGCCGCGCCCGTGGTCCTGCGGCTCGCTCCTGCTCGGCTTCGATCGCCGCGACACCGAACTGCTCGGCCACACGCTCCACCTCGACACCGCCCTCCTCGAAATTCGCTTCCTCGTCCACGGCCGCCCCGTGACGTTGCAGGCGTTCATCGATTCCCGCGCCGATCGCCTGTGGCTCCATGTCGTCGACGCACGCGGCCAACCCGCACCGTCGCCTTTTCTGCGCCTCGCGCTCACGCCGCATGACGGCCTGCCCGCCCGCCAGTGGCACGATTCACATCAACTCGCGTTCCGCCAGATCCTCGGCGGGCTCGTCGCCGATGCGGCCCACGATCACGCGTTCGTGCTGAGTTGCCGCACCCACCACCGCCTCCGCGCACCCGCGCCGAAACAGCCTTACCAACTCCCGCCCGCCAACCTCGCCGGTCGCGGCGCGTTTTTCGCGTGCGTGGAACTGACCCACGGCCTCGCCTCCGAAATCCCCGACGCCACCCCGCCCGCCCCCCGCGCCGATCGCGCCAGTTTCCAGAGCGCCGCCCACGCCACCCGCGAATCGTGGCAACAGTATTGGCGCCAGTCCGGCGTGCTCCTCGACGACGACTTCCTCGAGGAGACGTGGTATCGCAACCAGTATTTCCTCCACTGCGCCACGCAACCCGGCGCCCTCTGCCCCACGCTCTACGGCAACTGGCCCGTCCCCACCGGCGCTCCGCTTTGGTCCGGCGAATACGTGATGGATTACAACGCGCAGCAGGTGTTCTGGTCCACCTTCTCCAGCAACCACCTCGCGAACAATCTCCCCTACGCCGACATGATCGACCTGATCCTGCCGGTCGCGCAAAGCTGGGCCCGCCACTTCTACCAACTCCCCGGCGCCTTCATCGCCCAGCGCCACTGGCCCGTCGCCACGCCTTCGATACCCGTGCCATGGTTCGGTTGGGGCAACCACCTCGCGCCGGTGGCGTGGGCCGTGCAAGGCCTCTGGTGGCATTACCTCTATTCGATGGATCGCGAGTTCCTGCGCATGCGCGCGTTCGGCCCGATCCGCGAGGTCGTCCTTTTTCTCAACGCCTACCTTCGCCGCCCCGACGCCCACGGCCCCACTTCGCCGTGGCAGGACAACAAATTCCACGTCCATCCCACGCAGTCGCCGGAGATCTGGCCCGAGCACTTCGGCGAACCCGCGTTCAGCGACGCCATCGCCGATCTCGCCCTCATCAAGTTCACTTTCCGCGCCTATCTCGACGCCTGCCGCGCGCTCGACGTGGAAGCGTCCGAGTCCGCGTTGCGCGCCGAGGTGGAGGAAATCCTCGCGCACTTTCCCGAGTATCCGCAGCAACGCAGCCCACGCGGCGGCCGCGTCTGGACCGATGTCACCGGCGCCACGCCCGACGCGATCTACAACGTCCCCAATCCGCTCCTCCCCGTTTTCCCCGGCGAGGAACACGGCCTGCATTCCCCGCCCGAAACCTACGCGCTCGCCGCCAACACCTGGCGCCACCAGCAGAACGAAGGTGGCAACGACCTCGTCTTCCTCAATCTCCAAGGCGCGCGCCTCGGCCTGCTCGACCTCGAAAAGTTCAAGCGCCAGTTGCGCTACTGCCAGATCGCCAACGGCACGTTCACCGACATGACGCTCCAGGCCGGCGGCCGCTACGACGACGCCATGCCGAACGATTACATGAAGCACCTCGGCATCTGGATCGAAAATTTCGCGCTCCCCGTGGTGCTCAACGAATGCCTGCTGCAAAGCTACAGCGGCGAACTGCGCTTCTTTCCCAACTGGAAGAAAGCCAACGGCCGCGCCCAGTTTCAGACCCTGCGCGCCGTCGGCGCCTTCCTCGTCAGCGCGTGCTTCGCGGCCGGTAAAGTCCAATGGATCCGCATCAAGTCCGAAGCGGGCCAGCCGCTGCGGCTCGTGAATCCGTGGGGTCGCACCCTCGTCGTCCGCCAACGCGGCGTGCGCCGCCGTCTCCGCGGCACCCATCTCACCCTCGCGACCCGCGTCGGCGAAACCCTCGACTTCACCGCCCGCTGA